A genomic stretch from Eriocheir sinensis breed Jianghai 21 chromosome 31, ASM2467909v1, whole genome shotgun sequence includes:
- the LOC127005848 gene encoding uncharacterized PE-PGRS family protein PE_PGRS54-like isoform X6, whose protein sequence is MGACTRILPHLALALMLAVIVVPQRSQARTSLKDLSSRVCHSLTCGASDAFYPHPSYCTHYVHCISGTPYVKRCPSNLHFNAARGSCDIPREAHCVPFKRSCELQVPFVADGPTDGQVTCDCGGTCTKAHPYRCDAYYHCDAMGVEHLTECPSGLMFNSRVEQCDVPENTQCPQSPSCSCDNCRYPTSDHCSTFWQCENGKAVKHYCSSGLLFNRDTSQCDLAINVECSAGAWQSGSFVETVCVDHRKDCEVFVKEGGCVCNDDVCDWQTFVLQNCPKSCGKCKGEKTMKKRIFSLPSDGGNARKKSKESGSKEHGHGHGSKESGSKESGNKGSGSKESGSKESGNKGSGSKESGSKESGNKGSGSKESGSKESGNKGSGSKESGNKGSGSKESGNKGSGSKESGSKESGNKGSGSKESGSKESGNKGSGSKESGSKESGSKESGNKGSGSKESGNKDSGSKESGNKDSGSKESGSKETVEVDGNISGESCEGGDGGGGNGNNSTEGDGGDNVDVGSGGDGGNGGDGGNGGDVGGDGGSGGGHVVDGCVINCILGKYLPHPINCRKFIYCAPSGPEEVSCAPFNVWDQEELACTNERLTPCVTGSYITTEGKPCGSGGDGGDVGSDDDGDSGGDGDSGGDGDSSGDGDSSGDGDSSGDGGDAGSGGDGDSGDAGSGGDGGDGGIGGDGGSGGDHIVDGCIIPCSLGKYLPHPTDCHKFIQCAPYGPEEMPCAPGTIWEQGKLTCNHEGLTPCVTGAYLTPEGKTCGGDGGDAGSGGDGGSGGNGSSGGDGGSGGDGGDAGSGGDGDGDGSSGNSGGDGGSGGGHVIDGCVISCTLGKYLPHPTDCRKFIQCAPYGPEEMPCAPGTIWEQGKLTCNHEGLTPCVTGAYLTPEGKICGGDGGDGGDGSGGDGGDAGSGGDGGDGGSGGDGGSGGDGGDAGSGGDGGGDGGHVVDGCVINCTLGKYLPHPTDCRKFIQCAPYGPEEMPCAPGTIWEQGKLTCNHEGSTPCVTGAYLTPEGKTCGGDGGDGGDGSDGGSGGDGGDAGSGGDGGDAGSGGDGGDAGSGGDGGDGGSGGDGGGDGSGGNGGGDGGSGGGHVIDGCVINCTLGKYLPHPTDCRKFIQCAPYGPEEMPCAPGTIWEQGKLTCNHEGSTPCVTGAYLTPEGKICGGDGEDGGDGSDGGDAGSGGDSGDAGSGGDGGDGGSGGDGGDGGSGGDGGDAGSGGDGGGDGGHVVDGCVINCTLGKYLPHPTDCRKFIQCAPYGPEEMPCAPGTIWEQGKLTCNHEGSTPCVTGAYLTPEGKTCGGDGGDGGDGSDGGSGGDGGDAGSGGDGGDAGSGGDGGDAGSGGDGGDGGSGGDGGSGGDGGSGGDAGSGGDGGSGGDGGGDGGHVVDGCVINCTLGKYLPHPTDCRKFIQCAPYGPEEMPCAPGTIWEQGKLTCNHEGSTPCVTGAYLTPEGKICGGDGGDGGDGSDGGDAGSGGDGGNAGSGGDGGDAGSGGDGGDGGSGGDGGDAGSGGDGGGDGGGDGGHVVDGCVINCTLGKYLPHPTDCRKFIQCAPYGPEEMPCAPGTIWEQGKLTCNHEGSTPCVTGAYLTPEGKTCGGDGGDGGDGSDGGSGGDGGDAGSGGDGGDAGSGGDGGDAGSGGDGGSGGDGGDAGSGGDGGGDGGHVVDGCVINCTLGKYLPHPTDCRKFIQCAPYGPEEMPCAPGTIWEQGKLTCNHEGSTPCVTGAYLTPEGKTCGGDGGDGGDGSDGGSGGDGGDVGSGGDGGDAGSGGDGGDAGSGGDGGDGGSGGDGGSGGDGGSGGDGGSGGDGGDAGSGGDGGGDSGHVVDGCVINCTLGKYLPHPTDCRKFIQCAPYGPEEMPCAPGTIWEQGKLTCNHEGSTPCVTGAYLTPEGKTCGGDGGDAGSGGDGGDAGSGGDGGDAGSGGDGGDAGSGGDGGDAGSGGDGGDAGSGGDGGDAGSGGDGGDAGSGGDGGDAGSGGDGGDAGSGGDGGDAGSGGDGGDAGSGGDGGDSGSGGDGGDAGSGGDGGDAGSGGDGGDAGSGGDGGDAGSGGDGGDAGSGGDGGDAGSGGDGGDAGSGGDGGDAGSGGDGGDAGSGGDGGDAGSGGDGGDSGSGDGGDAGSGGDGGDAGSGGDGGDAGSGGDGGDAGSGGDGGDSGSGDGGDGACEDAQYDCIFWAANNDCNCKPTDGDCSWQTYVAAACPKSCGSCEPQVGGDGDEVCEDNVSDCRFWAANKDCNCKPTDGDCSWQKYVADNCPKSCGTCNTSGDGGNGGEDGGSGGDGGDSGSGGDGGDGGSGGDGGSGGDGGDAGSGGDGGDAGSGGDGGDAGSGGDGGDAGSGGDGGDAGSGGDGGDAGSGGDGGDAGSGGDGGDAGSGGDGGDAGSGGDGGDAGSGGDGGDAGSGGDGGDAGSGGDGGDAGSGGDGGDTGSGGDGGDAGSGGDGGDAGSGGDGGDAGSGGDGGDAGSGGDGGDAGSGGDGGDAGSGGDGGSGGDHIVDGCIIPCSLGKYLPHPTDCRKFIQCAPYGPEEMPCAPGTIWEQGKLTCNHEGSTPCVTGAYLTPEGKTCGGDGGSGGDGGDAGSGGDGGDAGSGGDGGDAGSGGDGGDAGSGGDGGDAGSGGDGGDAGSGGDGGDAGSGGDGGDAGSGGDGGDGGSGGDGGDESVEDCELSCPKSEGIFPHPRDCRKWIRCLHGKPYVKECPFHLQFNPVLRVCDWPQHAKCVASSNADCGVPEPVVPTEPPNVKPDICDCECCLRPHPEDCTAYYYCEPGSNAEFHTCSEGLVFNPQLSQCVIQDQYPQCQPEKPPTCDPTCECLYPAEACTEYYKCNGDGVPVKFECFGGLYFNDEKHSCDLPKNVSCELRRKRTYNPEPQKYISAEECKTRKGFFAKRGDPSGYFMCSNGIAFSLRCPDGAVFSSAVGRCILRK, encoded by the exons CGTCGACCATCGAAAGGACTGTGAAGTATTCGTGAAGGAAGGAGGCTGTGTCTGCAACGATGACGTCTGTGACTGGCAGACCTTCGTCCTTCAAAACTGTCCCAAGTCGTGCGGCAAATGCAAGGGagaaaagacaatgaagaagagaatattttccctcccttctgatGGAGGAAACGCCCGCAAGAAGTCCAAGGAGTCGGGGAGCAAAGAACATGGACACGGACACGGCAGCAAGGAGTCAGGAAGCAAGGAGTCAGGCAACAAGGGTTCAGGCAGCAAGGAGTCAGGAAGCAAAGAATCTGGCAACAAGGGTTCAGGCAGCAAGGAGTCAGGAAGCAAGGAGTCAGGCAACAAGGGTTCAGGCAGCAAGGAGTCAGGCAGCAAGGAGTCAGGCAACAAGGGTTCAGGCAGCAAGGAGTCAGGCAACAAGGGTTCAGGCAGCAAGGAGTCAG GCAACAAGGGTTCAGGCAGCAAGGAGTCAG GAAGCAAGGAGTCAGGCAACAAGGGTTCAGGCAGCAAGGAGTCAGGAAGCAAGGAGTCAGGCAACAAGGGTTCAGGCAGCAAGGAGTCAGGCAGCAAGGAGTCAGGAAGCAAGGAGTCAGGCAACAAGGGTTCAGGCAGCAAGGAGTCAGGCAACAAGGACTCGGGCAGCAAGGAGTCAGGCAACAAGGACTCGGGCAGCAAGGAGTCAGGCAGTAAAGAGACTGTCGAAGTTGATGGCAACATTAGCGGTGAAAGCTGTgaaggtggagatggtggtggaggaaatgGGAACAACAGCACCGAAGGAGACGGTGGTGATAATGTTGATGTCGGCAGTGGAGGAGATGGCGGCAACGGTGGTGATGGAGGCaacggtggtgatgttggtggagaCGGCGGCTCAGGTGGCGGCCACGTCGTCGACGGTTGCGTCATTAACTGCATTCTCGGCAAGTACCTGCCTCACCCAATTAACTGCCGCAAGTTCATCTACTGCGCGCCCTCGGGCCCCGAGGAGGTATCCTGCGCGCCATTTAACGTTTGGGATCAAGAAGAGTTGGCATGCACCAACGAGCGTTTGACCCCCTGCGTCACTGGCTCCTACATCACCACCGAGGGCAAACCATGCGGTAGCGGGGGTGATGGAGGTGACGTCGGCAGCGATGACGATggagacagtggtggtgatggagacagCGGTGGTGATGGAGACAGCAGTGGTGATGGAGACAGCAGTGGTGATGGAGACagcagtggtgatggaggtgacgcAGGAAGCGGTGGTGATGGAGACAGTGGTGATGCCggcagcggtggtgatggaggtgacggCGGCATCGGTGGTGACGGAGGCTCAGGCGGCGACCACATCGTTGATGGCTGCATCATTCCTTGTTCCCTCGGCAAGTACCTGCCTCACCCGACTGACTGCCATAAGTTCATCCAGTGCGCGCCCTACGGCCCCGAAGAGATGCCCTGTGCACCCGGCACTATCTGGGAACAAGGAAAGCTGACCTGCAACCACGAGGGCTTGACCCCCTGCGTCACTGGCGCCTACCTCACCCCCGAGGGCAAGAcctgtggtggtgacggtggtgacgctggcagtggtggtgatgggggcagCGGTGGTAATGGAAgcagcggtggtgatggaggcagcggtggtgatggaggtgatgccggcagcggtggtgatggtgatggagacgGCAgcagtggtaatagtggtggagACGGCGGCTCAGGCGGCGGCCACGTCATCGACGGTTGCGTCATCAGCTGCACCCTCGGCAAGTACCTGCCTCACCCGACTGACTGCCGCAAGTTCATCCAGTGCGCGCCCTACGGCCCCGAAGAGATGCCCTGTGCGCCCGGCACTATCTGGGAACAAGGAAAGCTGACCTGCAACCACGAGGGCTTGACCCCCTGCGTCACTGGCGCCTACCTCACCCCCGAGGGCAAAAtctgtggtggtgacggtggagacggaggagacggcagtggaggtgacggtggtgacgcaggcagtggaggtgatggaggtgatggcggcagcggtggtgatggaggcagcggtggtgatggaggtgatgccggcagcggtggtgatggtggtggagacggCGGCCACGTCGTCGACGGCTGCGTCATCAACTGCACCCTCGGCAAGTACCTGCCTCACCCGACTGACTGTCGCAAGTTCATCCAGTGCGCGCCCTACGGCCCCGAAGAGATGCCCTGTGCGCCCGGCACTATCTGGGAACAAGGAAAGCTGACCTGCAACCACGAGGGCTCAACCCCCTGCGTCACTGGCGCCTACCTCACCCCCGAGGGCAAGAcctgtggtggtgacggtggtgacggaG gagacgGCAGTgacggaggaagtggtggtgacggaggtgatGCCGGcagtggaggtgacggtggtgacgcaggcagtggaggtgatggaggtgatgccggcagcggtggtgatggag gtgacggcggcagcggtggtgatggtggtggagacggcagcggtggtaatggtggtggagacGGCGGCTCAGGCGGCGGCCACGTCATCGACGGCTGCGTCATCAACTGCACCCTCGGCAAGTACCTGCCTCACCCGACTGACTGCCGCAAGTTCATCCAGTGCGCGCCCTACGGCCCCGAAGAGATGCCCTGTGCGCCCGGCACTATCTGGGAACAAGGAAAGCTGACCTGCAACCACGAGGGCTCAACCCCCTGCGTCACTGGCGCCTATCTCACCCCCGAGGGCAAAAtctgtggtggtgacggtgaagaCGGAGGAGACGGCAGTGACGGAGGTGATGCCGGCAGTGGAGGTGACAGTGGTGACGCAGgcagtggaggtgatggaggtgatggcggcagcggtggtgatggtggtgatggaggcagcggtggtgatggaggtgatgccggcagcggtggtgatggtggtggagacggCGGCCACGTCGTCGACGGCTGCGTCATCAACTGCACCCTCGGCAAGTACCTGCCTCACCCGACTGACTGCCGTAAGTTCATCCAGTGCGCGCCCTACGGCCCCGAAGAGATGCCCTGTGCGCCCGGCACTATCTGGGAACAAGGAAAGCTGACCTGCAACCACGAGGGCTCAACCCCCTGCGTCACTGGCGCCTACCTCACCCCCGAGGGCAAGAcctgtggtggtgacggtggagaCGGAGGAGACGGCAGTgacggaggaagtggtggtgacggaggtgatGCCGGcagtggaggtgacggtggtgacgcaggcagtggaggtgatggaggtgatgccggtagcggtggtgatggaggtgatggcggcagcggtggtgatggaggcagtggAGGTGATGGCGGCAGCGGTGGTGACGCAGGCAGTGGAGGTGAtggcggcagcggtggtgatggtggtggagacggCGGCCACGTCGTCGACGGCTGCGTCATCAACTGCACCCTCGGCAAGTACCTGCCTCACCCGACTGACTGCCGTAAGTTCATCCAGTGCGCGCCCTACGGCCCCGAAGAGATGCCCTGTGCGCCCGGCACTATCTGGGAACAAGGAAAGCTGACCTGCAACCACGAGGGCTCAACCCCCTGCGTCACTGGCGCCTACCTCACCCCCGAGGGCAAAAtctgtggtggtgacggtggagaCGGAGGAGACGGCAGTGACGGAGGTGATGCCGGcagtggaggtgacggtggtaaCGCAGgcagtggaggtgatggaggtgatgccggcagtggtggtgatggaggtgatggaggcagcggtggtgatggaggtgatgccggcagcggtggtgatggtggtggtgatggtggtggagacggCGGCCACGTCGTCGACGGCTGTGTCATCAACTGCACCCTCGGCAAGTACCTGCCTCACCCGACTGACTGCCGCAAGTTCATCCAGTGCGCGCCCTACGGCCCCGAAGAGATGCCCTGTGCGCCCGGCACTATCTGGGAACAAGGAAAGCTGACCTGCAACCACGAGGGCTCAACCCCCTGCGTCACTGGCGCCTACCTCACCCCCGAGGGCAAGAcctgtggtggtgacggtggagaCGGAGGAGACGGCAGTgacggaggaagtggtggtgacggaggtgatGCCGGcagtggaggtgacggtggtgacgcaggcagtggaggtgatggaggtgatgccggcagcggtggtgatggag gcagcggtggtgatggaggtgatgccggcagcggtggtgatggtggtggagacggCGGCCACGTCGTCGACGGCTGCGTCATCAACTGCACCCTCGGCAAGTACCTGCCTCACCCGACTGACTGCCGCAAGTTCATCCAGTGCGCGCCCTACGGCCCCGAAGAGATGCCCTGTGCGCCCGGCACTATCTGGGAACAAGGAAAGCTGACCTGCAACCACGAGGGCTCAACCCCCTGCGTCACTGGCGCCTACCTCACCCCCGAAGGCAAGAcctgtggtggtgacggtggagaCGGAGGAGACGGCAGTgacggaggaagtggtggtgacggaggtgatGTCGGcagtggaggtgacggtggtgacgcaggcagtggaggtgatggaggtgatgccggcagcggtggtgatggaggtgatggcggcagcggtggtgatggaggcagtggaggtgatggcggcagcggtggtgatggaggcagcggtggtgatggaggtgatgccggcagcggtggtgatggtggtggagacagCGGCCACGTCGTCGACGGCTGCGTCATCAACTGCACCCTCGGCAAGTACCTGCCTCACCCGACTGACTGCCGCAAGTTCATCCAGTGTGCGCCCTACGGCCCCGAAGAGATGCCCTGTGCGCCCGGCACTATCTGGGAACAAGGAAAGCTGACCTGCAACCACGAGGGCTCAACCCCCTGCGTCACTGGCGCCTACCTCACCCCCGAGGGCAAAACctgtggtggtgacggaggtgacgctggcagtggtggtgatggtggagacgcaggcagtggcggtgatggtggagacgcaggcagtggcggtgatggtggagacgcaggcagtggcggtgatggtggagacgcaggcagtggcggtgatggtggagacgcaggcagtggtggtgatggtggagacgcaggcagtggcggtgatggtggagacgcaggcagtggcggtgatggtggagacgcaggcagtggcggtgatggtggagacgcaggcagtggcggtgatggtggagacgcaggcagtggcggtgatggtggagacgcaggcagcggcggtgatggtggagactcaggcagtggcggtgatggtggagacgcaggcagtggcggtgatggtggagacgcaggcagtggcggtgatggtggagacgcaggcagtggcggtgatggtggagacgcaggcagtggcggtgatggtggagacgcaggcagtggcggtgatggtggagacgcag gcagtggcggtgatggtggagacgcaggcagtggcggtgatggtggagacgcaggcagtggcggtgatggtggagacgcaggcagtggtggtgatggtggagacgcaggcagcggcggtgatggtggagacTCAGGCAGCGGCGATGGTGGAGACGCAggcagtggcggtgatggtggagacgcaggcagtggcggtgatggtggagacgcaggcagtggtggtgatggtggagacgcaggcagcggcggtgatggtggagacTCAGGCAGTGGCGATGGTGGAGATGGTGCATGCGAAGACGCGCAATATGACTGCATCTTCTGGGCAGCTAATAATGATTGTAACTGCAAGCCGACAGATGGTGATTGCTCATGGCAAACCTATGTGGCTGCAGCTTGCCCCAAGAGCTGCGGATCTTGTGAACCACAAGTGGGCGGCGATGGAGATGAAGTTTGCGAAGACAATGTATCTGACTGCCGATTCTGGGCCGCAAATAAGGATTGCAACTGCAAACCAACTGATGGGGATTGCTCCTGGCAAAAATATGTTGCAGACAATTGCCCGAAAAGCTGTGGAACGTGTAACACATCTGGTGACGGTGGCAATGGCGGTGAAGACGGCGGcagcggtggtgacggtggtgattcTGGcagcggtggtgacggtggtgatggtggaagtggtggtgatggaggcagcggtggtgatggaggtgacgccggcagtggtggtgatggtggtgacgccggcagcggtggtgatggaggtgacgccggcagcggtggtgatggaggtgacgccggcagcggtggtgatggcggtgacgccggtagcggtggtgatggcggtgacgccggcagtggtggtgatggcggtgacgcCGGCAGTGGTGGCGATGGCGGTGACGCCggcagcggtggtgatggcggtgacgccggcagcggtggtgatggcggtgacgccggcagcggtggtgatggcggtgacgccggcagtggtggtgatggcggtgacgccggcagtggtggtgatggcggtgacgccggcagcggtggtgatggcggtgacaccggcagtggtggtgatggcggtgacgccggcagcggtggtgatggtggtgacgccggcagcggtggtgatggaggtgacgccggcagcggtggtgatggcggtgacgccggcagcggtggtgatggcggtgacgccggcagcggtggtgatggcggtgacgcCGGCAGCGGTGGTGACGGAGGCTCAGGCGGCGACCACATCGTTGATGGCTGCATTATTCCTTGTTCCCTCGGCAAGTACCTGCCTCATCCGACAGACTGCCGCAAGTTCATCCAGTGCGCGCCCTACGGCCCCGAAGAGATGCCCTGTGCGCCCGGCACTATCTGGGAACAAGGAAAGCTGACCTGCAACCACGAGGGCTCGACCCCCTGCGTCACTGGCGCCTACCTCACCCCCGAGGGCAAGACCTGTGGTGGCgatggaggaagtggtggtgacggaggtgacgccggcagcggtggtgatggaggtgatgccggcagtggtggtgatggaggtgacgctggcagtggtggtgatggaggtgacgccggaagtggtggtgatggtggtgacgccggcagtggtggtgatggaggtgatgctggcagcggtggtgatggaggtgacgctggcagtggtggtgatggaggtgacgcCGGCagcggtggtgacggcggtgacgGAGGCAGCGGTGGTGACGGAGGTGATGAAAGCGTTGAGGACTGTGAACTGTCGTGCCCGAAGAGCGAAGGAATATTCCCTCACCCTCGTGACTGCAGGAAGTGGATACGTTGCCTGCACGGGAAGCCTTACGTGAAGGAGTGTCCCTTCCACCTGCAGTTCAACCCTGTGCTCCGAGTGTGTGACTGGCCCCAGCACGCCAAATGTGTAGCTTCCAGTAATGCGGATTGTGGCGTTCCCGAACCTGTCGTTCCAACGGAGCCGCCCAATGTCAAGCCCGATATCTGCGACTGCGAGTGTTGCCTGCGACCTCACCCTGAAGACTGCACGGCCTATTACTACTGTGAG CCTGGCTCCAACGCCGAGTTCCACACCTGCTCGGAGGGGCTCGTGTTCAACCCCCAGCTGAGCCAGTGCGTCATCCAGGACCAGTACCCGCAGTGCCAGCCCGAGAAGCCCCCGACGTGCGATCCCACCTGTGAATGTCTCTATCCGGCAGAGGCCTGCACCGAGTACTACAAGT GCAACGGTGACGGCGTTCCCGTGAAGTTCGAGTGTTTTGGTGGCCTTTACTTCAACGACGAGAAGCACTCCTGCGACCTCCCGAAGAACGTGTCCTGCGAGCTGCGTCGGAAGAGGACGTACAATCCAGAGCCGCAGAAGTACATAAGCG CCGAGGAGTGCAAGACCCGCAAAGGATTCTTCGCCAAGAGAGGGGATCCTTCGGGCTACTTCATGTGCAGCAACGGCATCGCCTTCTCTCTGCGGTGTCCTGACGGCGCAGTGTTCAGCTCCGCGGTCGGCAGATGTATCCTCAGAAAGTAA